One genomic window of Evansella cellulosilytica DSM 2522 includes the following:
- a CDS encoding 5'-methylthioadenosine/adenosylhomocysteine nucleosidase encodes MKIGIIGAMKEEVQYFKESINEQKSKKIGSFTFFSGVWEEHEVVITQCGVGKVNAAMTTQILIDIFQSEKIIFTGVAGEILESLNVGDIVISTICQEHDIDASPLGFKRGTIPMHDGPSAFKADPELVDKAYEASMETVNKGIQVIKGKIVSGDQFIANREDVKELSELFDAACVEMEGAAVAHVASFNQVPFVVVRAISDKANGEAADSFESFVEEVAKLSAEIIGNLIKKI; translated from the coding sequence ATGAAAATAGGAATTATAGGTGCGATGAAAGAAGAGGTCCAATATTTTAAGGAGTCAATTAATGAACAAAAAAGTAAGAAAATTGGTTCGTTCACTTTTTTTTCAGGTGTGTGGGAAGAGCACGAAGTCGTAATAACCCAATGTGGGGTTGGGAAAGTGAATGCAGCCATGACGACACAAATATTGATCGACATTTTTCAGAGTGAGAAAATAATATTTACAGGTGTTGCAGGAGAAATATTAGAGAGCTTGAATGTTGGAGATATTGTAATTTCTACTATTTGTCAGGAGCACGATATTGATGCAAGTCCGTTAGGGTTCAAAAGAGGAACAATTCCGATGCATGACGGACCTTCAGCGTTTAAAGCTGACCCCGAATTAGTTGACAAAGCTTATGAAGCATCTATGGAAACAGTGAATAAAGGAATACAAGTCATCAAAGGGAAAATAGTTAGCGGAGATCAATTTATAGCTAATAGAGAGGATGTAAAGGAGTTATCCGAATTATTTGATGCTGCATGCGTTGAGATGGAAGGTGCCGCTGTTGCACATGTTGCTAGCTTTAATCAAGTTCCTTTCGTAGTTGTGCGTGCTATCTCAGATAAGGCGAATGGTGAGGCTGCTGATAGCTTCGAGTCATTTGTTGAGGAGGTAGCCAAGCTATCAGCAGAAATTATTGGAAATTTGATAAAAAAAATATAG